The following proteins are co-located in the Dietzia timorensis genome:
- a CDS encoding ABC transporter substrate-binding protein: MTSFGKLTKTAALAGAVALTLAACSSEEEGGNSTGDGGGDGRGNITFAMGSNDTDKLKPVIDSWNADHPDEQVELVELPAEQDGQRETLVQSLQAGGTDYDVFALDVTDTAQFAANGWIEPIEGEGAPDLSGVLDAPVESATYNGTVFAVPQNTNAQLLYYRTDLVDAAPTNWDELKEACSAAEEADVDCLDMQLSQYEGLSVAATQFMQGWGGTVVGEDGTTPTLDDPNSVEGFTALVDGYKDDVIAKRSDSFTEEETAQAFLAGETLFSYNWPYMYDSAKTEDSSTVKDNFDVAPIVGKDGAGASTLGGYNDAINVNSPNKATAKDFLSYVISEDVQRGFADQSFPPVLASIYDDESVQEQYPYMEALKAALDNAQPRPVTPFYPGVSKAIQDNTWAAIKDEAPVDQALSNMSDAITQATG; the protein is encoded by the coding sequence ATGACTTCTTTCGGCAAGCTCACCAAGACGGCGGCGCTCGCGGGCGCCGTCGCGCTGACCCTTGCTGCATGCAGCTCTGAAGAAGAGGGCGGCAACAGCACGGGCGACGGCGGAGGCGATGGCCGCGGCAACATCACCTTCGCCATGGGCAGCAACGACACCGACAAGCTCAAGCCCGTCATCGATTCGTGGAATGCGGATCACCCCGACGAGCAGGTCGAACTCGTCGAGCTTCCCGCCGAGCAGGACGGGCAGCGCGAGACCCTCGTGCAATCGCTGCAGGCCGGCGGCACGGACTACGACGTGTTCGCGCTCGACGTGACCGACACCGCGCAGTTCGCGGCGAACGGCTGGATCGAGCCGATCGAGGGCGAGGGCGCCCCGGACCTGTCGGGTGTGCTCGACGCCCCGGTCGAGTCGGCCACCTACAACGGCACCGTGTTCGCGGTTCCGCAGAACACCAACGCCCAGCTCCTCTACTACCGCACCGACCTCGTCGACGCGGCGCCGACGAACTGGGACGAGCTGAAGGAAGCATGCTCCGCGGCCGAGGAGGCCGACGTCGACTGCCTCGACATGCAGCTGAGCCAGTACGAGGGCCTCTCGGTCGCCGCAACCCAGTTCATGCAGGGCTGGGGCGGAACCGTGGTCGGCGAGGACGGCACCACGCCGACCCTCGACGACCCGAACTCCGTCGAGGGCTTCACCGCCCTGGTCGACGGCTACAAGGACGACGTGATCGCCAAGCGCAGCGACAGCTTCACCGAGGAAGAGACCGCGCAGGCGTTCCTCGCCGGCGAGACGCTGTTCTCCTACAACTGGCCGTACATGTACGACTCCGCCAAGACCGAGGACTCCTCGACGGTGAAGGACAACTTCGACGTCGCGCCGATCGTCGGCAAGGACGGCGCCGGCGCCTCGACGCTCGGCGGCTACAACGACGCGATCAACGTGAACTCCCCGAACAAGGCCACGGCCAAGGACTTCCTGTCCTACGTGATCTCCGAGGACGTCCAGCGCGGCTTCGCCGACCAGTCCTTCCCGCCGGTACTCGCGTCGATCTACGACGACGAGTCCGTGCAGGAGCAGTACCCGTACATGGAGGCGCTCAAGGCGGCGCTCGACAACGCCCAGCCGCGTCCGGTCACCCCGTTCTACCCGGGCGTGTCCAAGGCGATCCAGGACAACACCTGGGCCGCGATCAAGGACGAGGCGCCGGTCGACCAGGCGCTGTCGAACATGTCCGATGCGATTACGCAGGCCACCGGCTAG
- a CDS encoding sugar porter family MFS transporter, whose translation MSEGHQATGNSAGGTGESDEDFYVGRALMLATVAALGGFLFGFDTAVINGTVTAVREQFDLSSGVIGFVVSSALLGCVVGAFIAGRLADRIGRVRVMEIAAVLFFVSSIGSALAFGPIDLTIWRVIGGLGVGAASVIAPAYIAEIAPASIRGRLGSLQQLAIVLGIFVALLTNAWLAGVAGGAAEELWLGLDAWRWMFGIEIIPAIAYGVLATTIPESPRYLVQVGRTDEARDTLAGILKTGIDDRIREIGTTIKRETKSSFADLKGPALGLLPIVWIGVLLSVFQQFVGINVIFYYSSTLWLSVGFDEDTALAQSVITSVTNIVVTLIAIGLIDKIGRRKLLAIGSTGMLICLGTLAWIFASAPLVDGEPALGDTQGVIALIAANGFVVFFGVSWGPAVWVLLGEMFNNRVRGAALGLAASVQWIANFGVSATFPGLADISLGVPYGLYTLFALLSLVFVLKYVPETKGKQLEDM comes from the coding sequence ATGAGCGAAGGCCATCAGGCCACCGGCAACAGCGCCGGCGGCACCGGAGAATCGGACGAGGACTTCTACGTCGGTAGAGCACTGATGCTCGCCACCGTCGCCGCTCTCGGCGGCTTCCTCTTCGGCTTCGACACCGCTGTCATCAACGGCACGGTGACTGCCGTACGGGAGCAGTTCGATCTGAGCTCGGGCGTCATCGGTTTCGTCGTCTCTTCCGCCCTGCTCGGCTGCGTCGTCGGCGCATTTATCGCCGGCCGTCTCGCCGACCGCATCGGCCGCGTCCGGGTCATGGAGATCGCCGCCGTCCTGTTCTTCGTCAGTTCCATCGGCTCGGCGCTCGCATTCGGCCCGATCGATCTGACGATCTGGCGCGTCATCGGTGGCCTCGGCGTGGGCGCCGCCTCGGTCATCGCGCCGGCCTACATCGCCGAGATCGCGCCGGCCTCGATCCGCGGGCGACTCGGCTCGCTGCAGCAGCTCGCCATCGTGCTCGGCATCTTCGTCGCGCTCCTCACCAATGCGTGGCTCGCGGGCGTCGCCGGCGGCGCAGCCGAGGAACTGTGGCTCGGTCTCGACGCGTGGCGCTGGATGTTCGGAATCGAGATCATCCCCGCCATCGCCTACGGGGTGCTCGCCACGACGATCCCGGAATCGCCTCGCTACCTCGTTCAGGTCGGCCGCACCGACGAGGCCCGGGATACGCTCGCGGGCATCCTCAAGACGGGTATCGACGACCGGATCCGCGAGATCGGCACCACCATCAAGCGCGAAACGAAGTCGAGCTTCGCCGACCTCAAGGGCCCGGCGCTCGGTCTCCTCCCGATCGTGTGGATCGGTGTTCTGCTGTCGGTGTTCCAACAGTTCGTCGGCATCAATGTCATCTTCTACTACTCGTCGACGCTGTGGCTGTCCGTCGGATTCGACGAGGACACCGCCCTGGCGCAGTCCGTCATCACCTCGGTGACCAACATCGTGGTCACGCTCATCGCGATCGGCCTCATCGACAAGATCGGCCGCCGAAAGCTCCTTGCCATCGGCTCGACGGGCATGCTCATCTGCCTGGGCACGCTTGCGTGGATCTTCGCGAGCGCCCCACTCGTCGACGGCGAGCCGGCGCTCGGCGACACCCAGGGCGTCATCGCGCTCATCGCCGCCAACGGTTTCGTCGTCTTCTTCGGGGTTTCCTGGGGCCCGGCAGTCTGGGTCCTGCTCGGAGAGATGTTCAACAACCGCGTCCGCGGCGCCGCGCTCGGCCTCGCCGCTTCGGTGCAGTGGATCGCGAACTTCGGTGTGTCCGCCACGTTCCCGGGTCTCGCCGACATCAGCCTCGGCGTTCCCTACGGGCTCTACACACTGTTCGCGCTGCTGTCGCTGGTTTTCGTGCTCAAGTACGTGCCCGAGACGAAGGGCAAGCAGCTTGAGGACATGTAG
- a CDS encoding tautomerase family protein: MPSTSIEIRRENSADEEVAIIDAVQASLIAAFRIPPEDRHVRLHVNLPHRMATSPTLEQPDRYTLVTVDCFEGRSVDAKRALYTEIVTRFEALGIPKDHVTIIVRDLPARNWGIRGGHAASDIDLGFQVDV; the protein is encoded by the coding sequence ATGCCCTCAACATCTATCGAGATTCGTCGGGAGAACTCCGCCGACGAGGAAGTCGCAATCATCGACGCCGTCCAGGCTTCGCTGATCGCGGCGTTCCGCATTCCGCCCGAAGACCGTCACGTCCGACTGCACGTGAACCTTCCGCACCGCATGGCAACGAGCCCGACGCTCGAACAGCCCGACCGCTACACGTTGGTGACGGTCGACTGCTTCGAAGGTCGATCGGTTGATGCGAAGCGCGCTCTCTACACGGAGATCGTCACGAGGTTTGAGGCATTGGGCATCCCCAAAGACCACGTGACCATCATCGTGCGCGATCTACCGGCGAGGAACTGGGGTATCCGTGGAGGCCATGCAGCCTCCGACATCGATCTCGGATTCCAAGTCGACGTGTGA
- a CDS encoding DUF6194 family protein yields the protein MNNDTDSPSDRQLETAVARLLRSAKTFPRLLALGEPTHGDDTFLSIRNRLFLSLAEREGFTVIALEIDAERAELVDSYVRGAVDDLGHVLAEGFSHGFGRFDGNRELLTQMRRINSHRPADELLRCTGFDAAMELSAEDYASAERAEMRMRERSNKMANNLGALVESVGGRGRVMAYAHNAHIQIATSSMQLGPQRIQWETAGSILARRHEGDYVSIVTSCGSSPARGVQAPPADSIEDALNRQCIDAGPQVFDHEALGRVLGSSEHTLRMRDDLTPAMALGPLDPRTVMVASDAVLHVPGGKRGEVLTQERLREMIGGIPDVAAELAGPETGAPEIAWGDTFFTNQPRGDGPQSRMPFATIVTKNYPGFDEDSDLDRPDTFALNLHVGAQYFEGLLGFPPSETSQHVVRLNPAAEATPLPHPQYAKSGWIRIINPPAAQQVQIEALARAAAERGKR from the coding sequence GTGAATAACGACACCGATTCTCCGTCCGACCGACAACTCGAAACCGCCGTGGCCCGGTTGCTCAGGTCAGCGAAGACCTTTCCGCGCCTTCTCGCGCTGGGAGAACCTACTCACGGCGACGACACATTCCTGTCGATCCGAAACCGATTGTTCTTGTCTCTCGCGGAACGCGAAGGCTTCACCGTAATCGCGTTGGAAATCGATGCCGAGCGCGCAGAGCTCGTCGATAGCTACGTGCGCGGAGCCGTCGACGACCTCGGCCACGTGCTCGCCGAGGGGTTCAGCCACGGGTTCGGCCGCTTCGATGGAAATCGCGAACTGCTCACGCAGATGCGCCGCATCAATTCTCACCGTCCGGCTGATGAGCTGCTCCGGTGCACCGGCTTCGACGCCGCGATGGAGCTTTCGGCGGAGGACTATGCCTCGGCCGAGCGAGCCGAAATGCGCATGAGGGAACGCTCGAACAAGATGGCCAACAACCTTGGCGCTCTAGTCGAGAGCGTCGGAGGTCGCGGGCGGGTTATGGCGTACGCGCACAACGCCCACATCCAGATCGCCACGTCGTCGATGCAGCTTGGGCCGCAAAGGATCCAGTGGGAAACGGCCGGATCAATTCTCGCTAGACGCCACGAAGGCGACTACGTCTCGATCGTCACCTCATGTGGGAGCTCACCTGCCCGCGGGGTTCAGGCCCCTCCAGCGGACTCGATCGAGGATGCGCTCAATCGGCAATGCATCGACGCTGGCCCGCAGGTGTTCGACCACGAGGCGCTCGGCAGAGTCCTCGGCTCGAGCGAGCACACACTTCGCATGCGCGACGACCTCACCCCGGCGATGGCACTCGGACCGCTGGATCCGCGCACGGTCATGGTCGCGTCCGACGCCGTCCTCCACGTACCGGGAGGAAAGCGCGGCGAGGTACTCACGCAGGAGCGGCTTCGAGAGATGATCGGAGGAATCCCGGACGTCGCCGCCGAACTCGCGGGGCCGGAGACAGGTGCGCCAGAAATCGCATGGGGCGACACCTTCTTCACGAACCAGCCGAGAGGTGATGGTCCACAAAGTCGCATGCCGTTCGCGACGATCGTGACCAAGAATTACCCCGGCTTTGATGAGGATTCGGATCTGGATCGTCCAGATACGTTCGCGCTGAATCTCCATGTCGGAGCGCAGTACTTCGAAGGCCTCCTAGGATTTCCGCCATCCGAGACATCGCAGCACGTCGTCCGATTGAACCCGGCCGCCGAAGCAACGCCGTTGCCGCACCCTCAATACGCCAAATCTGGCTGGATCCGGATCATCAATCCACCCGCGGCCCAGCAAGTGCAGATCGAGGCGCTCGCCAGGGCGGCGGCAGAACGTGGAAAGCGCTGA
- a CDS encoding MerR family transcriptional regulator, giving the protein MRPIDLARPYGLSSQAIRTYEDRGIIPAAYRTDGGHRRYGERHRLALAAFRESAPALGHEFSATVVQSAHLGEYDHVLDLLAHANTRLADDRAALRLVTSAVHSHSPTEQSRLTVSRPVPIGVIAHRIGVQPATIRAWEAARILAPRRDRRTGHRVYDSDDLRDAHLARQLRRGHRSLEEIATIVAELREHRTQEHLEQALAEWRDAARARGRALLRGTAAIDRLIEHDADVDRDD; this is encoded by the coding sequence ATGAGGCCGATCGATTTGGCGCGTCCGTACGGCTTGTCGAGCCAGGCGATTCGCACGTACGAGGACCGCGGGATCATCCCTGCCGCGTACCGCACCGACGGCGGGCATCGCCGCTACGGCGAGCGCCACCGGCTGGCGCTCGCGGCGTTTCGAGAGTCGGCGCCCGCACTCGGCCACGAGTTCAGCGCGACCGTGGTCCAGTCGGCCCACCTCGGCGAATACGACCACGTGTTGGATCTTCTCGCGCACGCGAACACCCGGCTCGCCGACGATCGCGCTGCGCTCAGGCTGGTCACGTCCGCCGTGCATTCCCACTCGCCCACCGAACAGTCGCGCCTGACCGTGTCCCGGCCGGTGCCGATCGGAGTTATCGCCCACCGGATAGGGGTCCAACCTGCCACTATTCGGGCGTGGGAGGCGGCGAGGATTCTCGCTCCCAGACGTGATCGGCGCACGGGTCACCGCGTGTATGACTCCGACGACCTGCGCGACGCGCACCTTGCCAGGCAGCTCAGGCGCGGCCACCGCTCGCTGGAAGAAATCGCGACGATTGTTGCCGAGCTTCGCGAACACAGAACTCAGGAGCACCTGGAGCAGGCGCTGGCCGAGTGGCGAGACGCGGCTCGTGCGAGAGGCCGCGCGCTCCTGCGTGGCACTGCGGCCATCGACCGGCTGATCGAACACGATGCGGACGTAGATCGCGACGATTGA
- a CDS encoding ABC transporter ATP-binding protein has protein sequence MAKVVFDNVSIVYPGADRPSVDRLNLDIADGEFLVLVGPSGCGKSTTLRSLAGLEPTAAGRIIIGDHDVTGMQPRDRDIAMVFQNYALYPHYSVRKNMAFALDLKRRPKDEVAERVQKAAEMLDLTEFLDRKPKELSGGQRQRVAMGRAIVRDPQVFLMDEPLSNLDAKLRVATRTQIATLQRELGTTTIYVTHDQVEAMTMGDRVAVLDKGRLQQVDTPKKLYNDPANAFVAGFIGSPAMNLFPVPVRDGRVDVPGVQATAPSGAGAEVTVGVRPEHLSPTSDGAGLDAVVELVEELGADSYVHTRTAEGTPIVFRGVTDDPWSKGDRVTLAAREDSVRFFDRESGARLR, from the coding sequence ATGGCCAAAGTGGTCTTCGACAATGTGTCCATCGTTTATCCGGGCGCCGACCGCCCCAGCGTGGACCGGCTGAATCTCGATATTGCCGACGGGGAGTTCCTCGTGCTCGTCGGGCCGTCAGGCTGCGGCAAGTCGACGACGCTGCGTTCGCTCGCGGGGCTCGAGCCGACCGCCGCCGGGCGCATCATCATCGGAGACCACGACGTCACGGGCATGCAGCCGCGCGATCGCGATATCGCGATGGTGTTCCAGAACTACGCGCTCTACCCGCACTACTCGGTGCGCAAGAACATGGCGTTCGCGCTCGACCTCAAGCGCCGGCCGAAGGACGAGGTCGCCGAGCGGGTGCAGAAGGCCGCGGAGATGCTCGATCTCACCGAGTTCCTCGACCGCAAGCCGAAGGAGCTCTCCGGCGGCCAGCGCCAGCGTGTGGCGATGGGTCGCGCGATTGTCCGGGACCCGCAGGTGTTCCTCATGGACGAGCCGCTATCGAACCTCGACGCGAAGCTTCGCGTCGCCACGCGCACCCAGATCGCGACGCTGCAGCGCGAGCTCGGAACCACCACGATCTACGTCACCCACGACCAGGTCGAGGCCATGACGATGGGCGACCGCGTCGCCGTCCTCGATAAGGGCCGGCTCCAGCAGGTCGACACCCCGAAGAAGCTCTACAACGATCCCGCGAATGCTTTCGTCGCCGGGTTCATCGGTTCGCCGGCGATGAACCTCTTCCCGGTCCCCGTGCGCGATGGCCGCGTCGACGTGCCCGGTGTGCAGGCGACCGCCCCATCCGGAGCCGGTGCGGAGGTCACCGTCGGCGTCCGCCCGGAACACCTCAGCCCGACGTCGGACGGCGCGGGTCTCGACGCGGTCGTCGAGCTCGTCGAGGAACTCGGCGCCGATTCCTACGTGCACACCCGTACGGCAGAGGGAACTCCGATCGTATTCCGCGGTGTTACCGATGATCCGTGGTCGAAGGGGGACCGGGTCACGCTCGCCGCCCGCGAGGATTCGGTGCGTTTCTTCGATCGCGAAAGCGGCGCCCGCCTGCGCTGA
- a CDS encoding alpha/beta fold hydrolase translates to MANRLEIASTVHGDPDAPTVILIHGVVHQQHAWDPVVPLLAEKYRVVTFDLPGHGASGAIPEGSNPIPYVLDSLVDVIGELGGSGQRPHLVGNSLGGYVALEMGSRGLASGVTGISPAGFFRNRFELKHAEQVFLALKKSVGVIKPLVPRLSANRVGRSVMFGVFSTHPWKYPAESMLIDANTLAENTLLDDLPDLDFTFSAPTDRNLPITIAWGTRDLVLFPGQRHNVHTVFPQARIIPMRGLGHVPMSDDPEQIAKVIDTSAARSFAREKRLGSLRDKNAER, encoded by the coding sequence ATGGCCAATCGACTCGAGATCGCCTCGACAGTGCACGGCGACCCGGATGCGCCCACCGTGATTCTCATCCACGGCGTCGTCCACCAGCAGCACGCCTGGGATCCCGTCGTCCCGCTGCTCGCCGAGAAGTACCGGGTCGTGACGTTCGATCTGCCTGGCCACGGTGCCTCCGGAGCGATTCCCGAGGGCTCGAATCCGATTCCTTACGTTCTCGATTCCCTCGTCGACGTCATCGGCGAGCTCGGCGGGTCCGGACAGCGCCCGCACCTCGTGGGCAATTCGTTGGGCGGATACGTGGCGCTAGAGATGGGCAGCCGGGGCCTGGCCAGCGGGGTCACCGGGATTTCGCCGGCGGGGTTCTTCCGCAACCGCTTCGAACTCAAACACGCCGAGCAGGTGTTCCTCGCGCTGAAGAAATCCGTGGGGGTGATCAAGCCGCTGGTGCCGCGGCTCTCGGCTAATCGGGTCGGCCGTTCGGTGATGTTCGGCGTGTTCTCCACCCACCCGTGGAAGTACCCGGCCGAGTCGATGCTCATCGACGCGAACACTCTCGCCGAGAACACACTGCTCGACGACCTGCCGGACCTCGATTTCACGTTCTCGGCGCCGACCGACCGCAACCTGCCGATCACGATCGCCTGGGGCACCCGTGACCTCGTGCTATTTCCCGGTCAGCGTCACAACGTGCACACCGTGTTCCCGCAGGCTCGGATCATCCCGATGCGCGGGCTCGGCCATGTGCCGATGTCCGACGATCCGGAACAGATCGCGAAGGTCATCGACACGTCGGCCGCTCGTTCTTTCGCTCGCGAGAAGCGGCTGGGAAGCCTCCGCGACAAGAACGCCGAACGCTAG
- a CDS encoding MarR family winged helix-turn-helix transcriptional regulator — translation MGTNTWQEVDAETAADGNEMAGQIAQQLRTLVMRFELLSRRNRSTFPLSHSQLSMLSTLSKHGSLRMSELARYENVRVPTVSNAVSTLEGLGLVCRVSTDHDRRVVNVALTPAGRQAVKESTQQREAYFAETIAGLPEDKREELHRAIPAVHDLLQRIEKQAG, via the coding sequence ATGGGGACGAATACGTGGCAAGAGGTCGACGCGGAAACGGCGGCCGATGGGAACGAGATGGCGGGGCAGATCGCGCAACAGCTGCGCACTCTGGTGATGCGTTTCGAGCTGCTGAGCAGGCGCAATCGCTCGACTTTTCCGCTGAGCCACTCGCAGCTGTCGATGCTGAGCACGCTGTCCAAGCACGGATCGCTGCGGATGAGCGAGCTGGCCCGCTACGAGAATGTGCGGGTTCCGACGGTGTCGAACGCGGTGTCGACGCTCGAGGGACTCGGCCTGGTGTGCCGCGTGTCCACCGACCACGACCGGCGGGTGGTCAATGTCGCCCTCACGCCTGCGGGCCGCCAGGCGGTCAAGGAGTCGACCCAACAACGCGAGGCGTACTTCGCCGAAACCATCGCAGGGCTCCCCGAGGACAAGCGCGAGGAACTCCATCGCGCGATCCCAGCGGTGCACGACCTGCTTCAGCGCATCGAGAAGCAGGCAGGCTAA
- a CDS encoding Lrp/AsnC family transcriptional regulator: MITSIVFVQVDTARIPEVAEAIAELEGVSEVYSVTGAIDLIVLVRTRTHEEIAQVVSDKLNKIDGVRETETHIAFRALSKVDLQAAFSIGFED; encoded by the coding sequence GTGATTACCTCGATTGTTTTCGTCCAGGTCGACACCGCCCGCATTCCCGAGGTGGCCGAGGCCATCGCCGAACTCGAAGGCGTGTCCGAGGTGTATTCGGTGACCGGCGCGATCGACCTCATCGTGCTGGTGCGCACGCGCACGCACGAGGAGATCGCGCAGGTCGTGTCCGACAAGCTCAACAAGATCGACGGGGTCCGCGAGACCGAGACGCATATCGCGTTCCGGGCGCTGTCGAAGGTCGACCTGCAGGCCGCGTTCTCGATCGGGTTCGAGGACTAA
- a CDS encoding nuclear transport factor 2 family protein, protein MAATPEQIRATAETYIAGLNASDPEVLAGVYAEGATVEDPVGGGTVHEGKDAIRGFYDNLAPLDMQATLLETRVCGSELLFNFELVTRFDENTATTINVWDLMVHGEDGKVTSMKAYWGAENVS, encoded by the coding sequence ATGGCCGCTACGCCCGAGCAGATTCGTGCGACCGCCGAGACCTATATCGCCGGGCTCAATGCCTCGGACCCGGAGGTGCTTGCGGGCGTGTACGCCGAGGGAGCGACGGTCGAGGATCCCGTCGGCGGCGGCACCGTGCACGAGGGCAAGGACGCGATCCGCGGCTTCTACGACAACCTCGCGCCGCTGGATATGCAGGCGACGCTGCTCGAGACGCGGGTGTGCGGCAGCGAGTTGCTGTTCAACTTCGAGCTGGTCACACGGTTCGACGAGAACACCGCGACGACGATCAACGTGTGGGATCTCATGGTGCACGGCGAGGACGGCAAGGTGACCTCGATGAAGGCCTACTGGGGCGCCGAGAACGTCTCATAA
- the urtA gene encoding urea ABC transporter substrate-binding protein, whose protein sequence is MVSALSFALVGALTACGARTSDPPGSAAVSCVDTSGDTIKIGSLNSLSGTMAISERTVRDSIALAVEQINADGGVLGKQIERVEEDGASDPAVFAEKAQKLIISDCVAAVFGGWTSSSRKAMLPVVEDTNALLYYPVQYEGLESSPNIFYSGATTNQQIIPALDYLAEQGTQSLYLVGSDYVFPQTANRVIKAWAQAHDVEVLGEDYTPLGSTDFSTIVNKVRSANPDAVFNTLNGDSNVAFFREYANAGLSAEDTPVISVSIAEEEVAGIGAQNLTGQLTSWNYYETVDSPENASFTEAFKSAYGAGRPTSDPMEAAYNSVYLWRNTVEKVGSFDVDAIREGADGVSFDAPEGTVTIDGENNHLAKVARIGEIREDGLIHTIWESPGRIDPDPFLRTYDWAEDLHTS, encoded by the coding sequence GTGGTCTCGGCGCTGTCTTTCGCTCTCGTCGGAGCTTTGACGGCGTGCGGGGCCAGGACCTCCGATCCGCCGGGGAGCGCGGCCGTGAGCTGCGTCGACACCAGTGGGGACACCATCAAGATCGGCTCGCTCAACTCGTTGTCGGGAACGATGGCGATTTCCGAACGCACCGTGCGCGACTCCATCGCATTGGCGGTCGAGCAGATCAACGCCGACGGAGGCGTCCTCGGCAAACAGATCGAGCGCGTCGAGGAGGACGGCGCTTCGGACCCCGCGGTGTTCGCCGAGAAGGCGCAGAAGCTCATCATCTCCGATTGCGTCGCCGCGGTGTTCGGTGGCTGGACCTCGTCCTCCCGCAAGGCGATGCTCCCGGTCGTCGAGGACACGAACGCGTTGTTGTATTACCCGGTCCAGTACGAGGGGCTCGAGTCCTCACCCAATATCTTCTATTCGGGCGCGACCACGAACCAGCAGATCATCCCCGCCCTCGATTACCTTGCCGAGCAGGGAACCCAGAGCTTGTACCTCGTCGGTTCGGACTATGTCTTTCCGCAGACCGCGAACCGCGTGATCAAGGCATGGGCGCAGGCCCACGATGTCGAGGTCCTCGGCGAGGACTACACCCCTCTCGGCTCGACGGATTTCTCCACGATCGTCAACAAGGTGCGCTCGGCGAATCCCGATGCCGTGTTCAACACTCTCAATGGCGATTCCAACGTCGCGTTCTTCCGCGAATACGCCAACGCCGGCCTCAGCGCCGAGGACACCCCCGTAATCAGCGTGTCCATCGCGGAAGAGGAGGTCGCCGGCATCGGTGCCCAGAACCTCACCGGACAACTCACCTCGTGGAATTACTACGAGACGGTCGACTCTCCCGAGAATGCCTCGTTCACCGAAGCGTTCAAGAGCGCCTACGGCGCCGGCCGTCCGACGTCAGACCCGATGGAGGCCGCCTACAACTCGGTGTACCTGTGGCGCAACACGGTCGAAAAGGTCGGCAGTTTCGATGTCGACGCGATCCGGGAAGGTGCCGACGGCGTCTCCTTCGACGCCCCCGAGGGCACGGTCACCATCGACGGCGAGAACAACCACCTCGCCAAGGTCGCCCGTATCGGGGAGATCCGCGAGGACGGGCTCATTCACACCATTTGGGAATCACCCGGCCGCATCGACCCCGACCCATTCCTTCGAACCTACGACTGGGCGGAAGACCTGCACACGAGCTGA
- the urtB gene encoding urea ABC transporter permease subunit UrtB: protein MDIVIGQLATGLSVGSILLLAALGLSLTFGQMGVINMAHGEFIMAGCYTAYVIQQLVSSAGVSLWLSLLAGFIVGGLLGVALEVTLIKRLYDRPLDTLLVTFGVGLVLQQIARDIWGAPAVNVTVPDFLRGNLTILSATVPYTRVFIFVLAVVCVAALMAALRFTPMGRRIRAVTLNRQLAETSGISSRRTDMVTFFIGSGLAGVAGVALTLIGSTSPTIGQSYLIDAFLVVVVGGLGNLRGAVIAAFVLGLLQSFFEYSTTASLAKVFVFVAIIIFLQVRPQGLFATRSRSLA, encoded by the coding sequence GTGGATATCGTCATCGGACAACTCGCGACGGGGTTGAGCGTCGGCTCGATCCTGCTGCTCGCGGCCCTCGGGCTATCGCTCACCTTCGGCCAGATGGGCGTCATCAACATGGCGCACGGCGAATTCATCATGGCAGGCTGCTACACCGCGTACGTCATCCAACAGCTCGTCTCCTCCGCCGGCGTGTCCCTGTGGCTGTCGCTCCTCGCCGGTTTCATCGTCGGTGGCCTGCTCGGAGTCGCCCTCGAGGTGACGCTCATCAAGCGACTCTACGATCGCCCGCTCGACACCCTTCTCGTCACGTTCGGTGTGGGACTTGTGCTCCAACAGATCGCCCGAGACATCTGGGGTGCGCCGGCCGTCAACGTCACCGTCCCGGACTTCCTCCGCGGCAATCTCACGATCCTCTCCGCCACCGTGCCGTACACCCGCGTATTCATCTTCGTGCTCGCCGTCGTCTGTGTCGCCGCGCTCATGGCCGCCCTCCGCTTCACCCCGATGGGCCGACGCATCCGCGCGGTCACCCTCAACCGGCAGCTCGCGGAGACCTCCGGCATCTCCTCGCGGCGCACCGATATGGTGACGTTCTTCATCGGTTCGGGCCTGGCGGGTGTGGCCGGCGTCGCGCTCACCCTTATCGGCTCGACAAGCCCTACGATCGGCCAGTCCTATCTCATCGACGCCTTCCTCGTTGTCGTGGTCGGCGGCCTCGGGAACCTTCGCGGCGCCGTCATCGCCGCGTTCGTCCTCGGCCTTCTGCAGTCCTTCTTCGAATACTCGACGACTGCCTCCCTGGCCAAAGTTTTCGTCTTCGTGGCCATCATCATCTTCCTCCAGGTCCGCCCGCAGGGCCTGTTCGCCACCCGATCCAGGAGCCTCGCATGA